The Gossypium hirsutum isolate 1008001.06 chromosome A13, Gossypium_hirsutum_v2.1, whole genome shotgun sequence nucleotide sequence GCTGAAATTGGGCCCTACAacgagtttttttaaaaaaaatttatttggtgctggcctgtcaatggtcgGCACCAAAAtatgagtttttaaaaaaataaatttttttgtgctggcctgtcaatggccggcaccaaaatacgtgttttttaaaaaaaaataattttttgatgttggcctgtcaatggtgccggccattgacatgccagcacaaaatttttttaaaaaaattcgtaTTTTGGTGCCGGCTATTGACACGCCAGctccaaaaaaatttaaaattttttttaatactggtgccggccattgatagGCTAggaccaatttttttttttaaaaactcgtatttttgtataccagtatgatacaattttttaaaaaaataccctGGTGccagccattgacaggccaaaactaaaaaaaataattttttaaagcctGACACAATCATCAGGCAATCATGGGTGCAAAATACGTGTTGGTGCCGGCCATTAACAAGCCACAACCCCATTATACTGTTCATTTCAGGTAATTTTGGTGATTATTTTTGAACCTAagtcatttttgtaaatatcaaaattttttaagttaatttagtaaaatagcCAGAATATAAgctctaaataaataaaatatagtaaaatattaagaaTATTCGTATCAAATATAtgccttttaattttaatttttgaaaagcttttattttagaaattattatcaaaacataaaattttgtgtaaactataaaaatagtcacttttattttacctcaaattaaattttagttacttatgtttgaaatattacgttttagtcacttatgttattgttttgttatgaaACGATTACTCTACCGTTAAGTTCTGTTATCTCCTTAATGGcggtccaaattaaatttatttaattaaaaatctattttcatcccagCAACTGAACATCTAATttgacatttaaaacccatttgcaCTGGCACGTAGGACTGCCGTTAGGGAGATAACGAattttaacggtagagtgactacTTTGTAATAAAACgtaatataaataactaaaacataacatttcaaatataagtgactaaaatataatttaaagtaaataaaaataactatttttatttttatagtttatcctAAACTTTTATATCAGACATTCATTTTTCCCAAATGAAATTGATTAGCGTCATTATAGTATTTTATTCTTTTGGGTACTATAAAAGAAGAAAAGCCCAAAACGCTGCGTTTAGTTTGAAAACCTCGAGGCTCAATTAAACCATAAGTTCAAAAAATGGATCATCCGGAAGGCGCCAGCAATACGGGGATATAACTGTAAATTTGCCTCCAAACAGGAATTTTGGTGCCCATTTTTCGTTTCCAAAATCGAatccaaattttcattttctctctCGCCAACAAGGGAAAAATACGAAGGAAAATTTCCTTTTTATCATAATCAAAAGCTCAGTATCTCCTCTGAATTCATCTTTACTCTTTATTAATCCATTCAAAACTCCATCATTGtttgtgttttctttttatttttatttttgctatatTTTTTGTGTGGTTTAgggttcttttattttaaaaccagAGATCTACTTTTACCGACGAAGAAGATGCCGGTGAATCTCACGCGCAACGCGATTGCCATGATGAACAGCGGCGATGTTAACTCCAAGCCGTTGGTTCAGGTGGTGGATATTAAGCTGATTGGCAACTCTCAGGAGAGGTACCGGTTTTTGTTATCCGATTCTGAATCAACTCAGCACGCAATGCTCGCCACTCAGCTCAATGAACAAGTCAGGACCGGACGAGTCAAGAAAGGATCTATCATCCAGTTGATCGATTACATTTGCAGCACTGTCCAAAATCGTAGGTGCAAATTTCTTACATCTGTATTCCTTTATTAGATTATCAAATTTCTCAGTTAGCcgaatgctttgaatattgatgTACGATTTTTTTGCTTGTTTTAATTTAGACCGTTTTATTTTAATACCAAAGAAAAGTTGGACTTGgacttttatttttgttgttgctTAGTTACAGAAATTCAAATTCTTATTTATTTTCGATTAGTTTGATTGGTTCTCTGTGTACAACGTTGAAGGAGCTTTTAAGTAGATGAATTATTGTTAATCTTTTCCCCTTCTGAGTAACAAGTTAAAAGGTCTTTATGAAGAAGATTATTCAACTTCAAAGTATTGGTTATAAAGTAAGGTAAAAGTTAATTGTCCTCTGTGTACAAAGTTGAAGGAGCTTTTAAGTAGATGAATTATTGTTAATCTTTTCCCCTTCTGAGTAACAAGTTCAAAGGTCTTTGTGAAGAAGATTATTCAACTTCAAAGTATTGGTTATAAAGTATGATAAAAGTTAATTGTCCAAAGTGTATAATTTGAAACCAAATTTGCTAGTAGCTTCAGCAAATTAGATTAGCTTTATATTTTTTAGACAGTGAATAGTTATTAGCTCTCATGTTATATTGGGTACACCTTAGAAGAACTTTGTTGCTTTCGAGTCTCAGCTATTTTGATTGGGAGTTGGCATAATGTTCATTTAAGAGGCCttggatatatatattattttttgttctcTTTGTGTAGGATTATTGTTGTGCTGAATATGGAGACTATAATTCCAGAGTATGAAATAATCGGGAATCCTAAACTTCTTATGGGTTCTGAGCCCGAAGCTAACAAGTCAATGCCTAATAACAATTTGTTTGAGCCTTCTACGAGGTCCACCAATAATAGATATAGCGCCCCAGCTCCTGCTAATAAGGCCCAGAGTTTTCAGCCAACTATTCAACCTGCATACCAGCCACCtccaaattacaaaattcaggGCCCAATAATGAAGAATGAAGCACCAGCACGCATTATTCCTATTGCTGCTCTAAATCCTTATCAAGGACGTTGGGCTATCAAGGCTCGAGTGACTGCAAAAGGGGACCTTCGTCGCTACAACAATGCTAGAGGAGATGGGAAGGTCTTCTCCTTTGACCTCCTTGACTCTGATGGAGGGGAAATACGAGTAACTTGCTTCAACGCTGTTGTTGATCGCTTCTACAATGTTATTGAAGTTGGTAAAGTTTACTTGATTTCAAAGGGTAGCTTGAAACCCGCGCAAAAGAATTTCAACCATTTGAAGAATGAGTGGGAGATATTCTTGGAATCAAATTCAACCGTGGAGCTTTGCCCTGATGAAGATGGCTCTATTCCAAGACAACAGTTCTCCTTCAGACCTATCACTGAAATTGAGAGTGCTGAAAACAATTCTATACTTGATGTTATCGGTATTGTGATATCTGTTAACCCTTCAGTTCCTATTTTGAGGAAGAATGGTATGGAAACTCAGAGAAGGATTCTGAATTTAAAGGATGTATCTGGAAAGAGTGTTGAGCTAACCCTTTGGGGTGATTTCTGCAACAAGGAAGGTCAAAAGCTGCAAGAAATGGTCGATTCTGGGCTTTTCCCAGTTTTGGCGGTTAAAGCTGGAAAGGTCAATGACTTTAATGGGAAGTCCATTGGCACTATTTCTTCCACACAGCTCTTTATAGATCCAGATTGTCCAGAGGCACAGGGCCTGAGAGCGTGGTTTGAAAGTGGGGGGAGAAATACAGCTTCTATCTCAATTTCTAAAGAAATTATGCCTGGAGGATCCAAAAATGAGATACGTAAAACCTTGACTCAGATCAAGGACGAAGGTCTCGGAAGATCTGATAAGCCAGATTGGGTCACAGCCAAGGCGACTGTAGTTTTCATTAAAACAGATAATTTCTGTTATACAGCCTGCCCATTGATGATTGGAGATAGACAATGCAATAAGAAAGTAACACAATCCGGTAATAAAAGATGGCTTTGTGACCGTTGCAACCAAGAATTCGAGGAATGTGATTACAGATATCTTCTCCAGGTCCAGATTCAAGACCATACAGGACTCACTTGGGTAACAGCTTTCCAGGAAGCTGGCGAAGAAATCTTGGGATGCTCGGCAAAGGAAATGTATTTATTGAAATATGAATTGCAGGACGATACCCGATTCGGTGAAATAATTCGCAGCCGACTCTTTCACCAATATTTGTTTAGgcttaaaataaaagaggaaCTCTATGGTGACGAGCAGAGGGTAAAAATCACTGTGGTGAAGGTTGACAAGGTGAACTACTCTGCAGAAAGCAGGTACCTTCTCGATATGGTTACAAAGAATTTGCGGAATAGAAAACAATTCTGAACTTTAAGTAGTGAATTTAGGAGCTGTAGCTTTGGTTCAACGTAGTTCTTTAACATTTCTTAGGCATCATCGATTTACATAATTGCTTTTAGTGATTCAGATTGGTAGAGACTTTTCAAGATTGTATAGCGGCTATAATTCTGCATATTCTTGATCTTTGGCATTAACATTTTAGTGCATGTTTACTGCTTCAGAATTCTTAGTTTGATACATCGAGCTTTAAATCTATGGTGACATTTGCGAGTTGTCACCATTCAGTCTTTTGTTTACGTTGTTGATGGATTAACATAAAGATAATCTTCAAGATATATGATTCCTGTTTCAAATTTAAGTATACTCGTGTAAGATATATATCCCAATTTGACACTCTAGCAAGCAAGTTTTTACTTACTGTTTATGGTTGCTAAGGGGAATATAGTATGCGTggttaaattgcataaatttgctATGCCAATATGGAGGTTGATAGTTTATATTAAGATCAACCATATATAGTCATGCATATTCATGATATCTAAACACGATTAAGAGGATATGATGGTATTGGCAACTTCCATATACATgcaaaaaaattgagaaaaaaatgtaTGTTTTTGTTGTTCACTGATATATCACACTCACAACGTGTAAACATGATATCCGAAGATGGATATGTGAATTGAACatgcaaaattttagaaaaaaagaaCATTATTTTGTGTCGGATACATATTTGTATTATCCAACATTCACGTTCGAGTTTTTTGTGAGAGTACTTTTTTGTCTGGCACTAGGGTGCATTTAGAGGTATAATCTTGATACAAGCAAGTTTGAGTTTAGTTTGAAATTCGGAGCTCGTTACTTGGTTGAGCTCGATTAAATATTTATCTTTAAGCTCGAGTTTAACTTGAAATAGAGTTACTCAAGTTAAAGTTTAATTAAActcatttatcaatttttataattaagtttgaactcgttcaaatttgtatatATTCAAGCTCAGACTAATGATTGAGGTtaagattaataatatatattaagagcaataatataattatatatataaatgaaaaggTTGGTAAAATTCGTAAGTTCAAATTTTACTCGAAAAGTTTTTCACGAGTTGTTGCAGCGTCGGTATCTCCTCGAAAGTAGCGTAAATAAAAAGGTAGAAATTTCAGAAGTTGACAGGGTCTCAGCCAAAATACATCCAGAAGTTCGTTACTGAAAACATTATTAACAGGGAAGATGAGAAAAAAGATGTACAGCATGAGAGAGAATTATATGAGCTTAGCTCCGCTTGACAGGGTCGAAGTTAGACACACCAATTACGGCTCCAACAATGGCGACCAGAACCACACCCCCGGCCGCTATGCTGAGCAAGAAGTTCTTGAGAGATGGGGTGACTCCATCAGCCGCTTGAGCCATCTGTGGCATCATCATCGATGTCGTCAGTGCTGCCGCTGTCAACCCCGTCACCGCCTTTTCCTTGAACGAAGAAACACCAGCCTTGACTTGAAGCCTTCCGTTGGGTCTTTTAACACCGCCCATTGCCCTCCATGGCTTCACCGGAAGTGGCTTAAAGAATGCCTCAGAGCTTGGCACCCTGTTTTGGGTAGCTCCAGCTAAGGGCAGAGCCATTGAAGCAGCTGAAGTGGATGCCATTGATTCTTTCCTTTTTGCTTGCTCTCTTCACCCTGCAAGTCTAAAAACCAAAAGAAATTGTCCTCTTTTTGTTTGGTTGCAATTGTGTGTTTTTGAGAGGTGGGGGGTATGGGGCGAAGAAATGAGAGGTGGGAAATTGAGATTTTCAGATGCCACGTGGCGTCCACAAATCTATCAATGTCCTACGTGGCAGCTTCTCAAGTTGGAATTGGTGGATAAGGTTATCTCCAGTGAGGTTGAAATTTGGGTGAGGGAACTTTTATTGATTGGCCGAAACTCTGATTTCTTTGTGACTTAAGTGGTTCTTAAGCTATTTGGGCTGATTTTGGACCCATGAGATTGGCGAATGGCAGCTTTATTGGGCTAATGATAGACTTTAAAACATTAGAATCAGATTCACTTCTAGCAAAAATAGTCAATTTAAAAGtagttttttttaagcatttataattttgcaaataaaatattttatttagagttaaaatgtgaataagttaatttttatataatttttaactcACACGTTACTGAAATTTATTTTCCACACACAATACCACTAACACACGGTCCCTGCCTCTCAATCTCATGATGTGGGTGTGGGTTGATCATCTTTGACTAATAGGCAAAGTGTTGGAGTtcaactaaattaatttatttaatagtaaATGGATTAATTTAAACTAATCTCTGTAACTTGCTAATTACTTTCATCAAATCCAATTAAATCCTAccattcatttttaat carries:
- the LOC107893352 gene encoding uncharacterized protein, whose translation is MASTSAASMALPLAGATQNRVPSSEAFFKPLPVKPWRAMGGVKRPNGRLQVKAGVSSFKEKAVTGLTAAALTTSMMMPQMAQAADGVTPSLKNFLLSIAAGGVVLVAIVGAVIGVSNFDPVKRS
- the LOC107893353 gene encoding replication protein A 70 kDa DNA-binding subunit A isoform X2, translated to METIIPEYEIIGNPKLLMGSEPEANKSMPNNNLFEPSTRSTNNRYSAPAPANKAQSFQPTIQPAYQPPPNYKIQGPIMKNEAPARIIPIAALNPYQGRWAIKARVTAKGDLRRYNNARGDGKVFSFDLLDSDGGEIRVTCFNAVVDRFYNVIEVGKVYLISKGSLKPAQKNFNHLKNEWEIFLESNSTVELCPDEDGSIPRQQFSFRPITEIESAENNSILDVIGIVISVNPSVPILRKNGMETQRRILNLKDVSGKSVELTLWGDFCNKEGQKLQEMVDSGLFPVLAVKAGKVNDFNGKSIGTISSTQLFIDPDCPEAQGLRAWFESGGRNTASISISKEIMPGGSKNEIRKTLTQIKDEGLGRSDKPDWVTAKATVVFIKTDNFCYTACPLMIGDRQCNKKVTQSGNKRWLCDRCNQEFEECDYRYLLQVQIQDHTGLTWVTAFQEAGEEILGCSAKEMYLLKYELQDDTRFGEIIRSRLFHQYLFRLKIKEELYGDEQRVKITVVKVDKVNYSAESRYLLDMVTKNLRNRKQF
- the LOC107893353 gene encoding replication protein A 70 kDa DNA-binding subunit A isoform X1, with protein sequence MPVNLTRNAIAMMNSGDVNSKPLVQVVDIKLIGNSQERYRFLLSDSESTQHAMLATQLNEQVRTGRVKKGSIIQLIDYICSTVQNRRIIVVLNMETIIPEYEIIGNPKLLMGSEPEANKSMPNNNLFEPSTRSTNNRYSAPAPANKAQSFQPTIQPAYQPPPNYKIQGPIMKNEAPARIIPIAALNPYQGRWAIKARVTAKGDLRRYNNARGDGKVFSFDLLDSDGGEIRVTCFNAVVDRFYNVIEVGKVYLISKGSLKPAQKNFNHLKNEWEIFLESNSTVELCPDEDGSIPRQQFSFRPITEIESAENNSILDVIGIVISVNPSVPILRKNGMETQRRILNLKDVSGKSVELTLWGDFCNKEGQKLQEMVDSGLFPVLAVKAGKVNDFNGKSIGTISSTQLFIDPDCPEAQGLRAWFESGGRNTASISISKEIMPGGSKNEIRKTLTQIKDEGLGRSDKPDWVTAKATVVFIKTDNFCYTACPLMIGDRQCNKKVTQSGNKRWLCDRCNQEFEECDYRYLLQVQIQDHTGLTWVTAFQEAGEEILGCSAKEMYLLKYELQDDTRFGEIIRSRLFHQYLFRLKIKEELYGDEQRVKITVVKVDKVNYSAESRYLLDMVTKNLRNRKQF